One stretch of Paenibacillus sp. FSL R5-0341 DNA includes these proteins:
- a CDS encoding class I SAM-dependent methyltransferase yields the protein MSHNPSPMSWETADVHRYEQSIALKIPGYSHMHDLMERLLAASFADNNDIHILIAGAGGGKEIALLGSRHTEWTMTGVDPSLPMLQLAEKRVAEAGIGSRVKLQPVTVEELPEDNVYDGATSMLMLHFLQGMEAKRTFLTSLATRLKPGAPLIIAAVNADLRSPAHPTMMQAWKDHMLSAGVLPEEWERFAASLGRESDPISSEEMTQLLTECGFSHITRYFGAFWVEGYYASRN from the coding sequence ATGAGTCACAATCCATCACCCATGAGCTGGGAAACGGCAGATGTACATCGCTACGAACAATCGATAGCCCTGAAAATTCCGGGTTATTCTCATATGCATGATCTAATGGAACGGCTGCTTGCAGCATCGTTTGCGGATAACAACGATATTCATATACTTATAGCCGGAGCGGGAGGGGGAAAAGAGATTGCTCTGCTTGGCTCACGCCATACGGAGTGGACAATGACCGGTGTTGATCCTTCACTGCCCATGCTGCAACTTGCTGAGAAACGAGTCGCGGAAGCAGGCATCGGTTCCAGAGTGAAGCTGCAACCTGTCACGGTTGAAGAATTGCCGGAGGATAATGTATATGATGGGGCGACAAGCATGCTCATGTTACATTTCCTTCAGGGGATGGAGGCCAAGAGAACGTTTCTGACCAGCCTCGCAACGAGACTTAAACCGGGTGCACCACTGATCATTGCTGCTGTAAATGCGGATCTTCGTTCACCTGCACATCCAACTATGATGCAAGCTTGGAAGGATCACATGTTGAGTGCAGGTGTTCTTCCTGAAGAGTGGGAGCGTTTTGCTGCTTCCTTGGGCCGTGAATCCGATCCCATATCCTCTGAAGAGATGACTCAGCTACTGACCGAATGCGGTTTTTCACATATTACACGTTACTTCGGGGCGTTCTGGGTGGAGGGGTATTATGCAAGTCGAAACTAA
- a CDS encoding saccharopine dehydrogenase NADP-binding domain-containing protein has translation MQVETNVKSVKDQIWVVGGYGQVGQMICTQLGKLFPGKVWAAGTRMNRAEEFSRSTGGAVLPLQLDVTRPVEPSMLRSVKLVIMCVDQSDTRFVESCAQAGTDYIDISAKYDFLAQVEQLHTKMQRSKSTAILSVGLSPGVTNLLVREATMHMDQVEEADITVMLGLGEKHGKAAVEWTVDQMNATYQVMQKGKPAEVQSFGDGKRIDFGAELGNRKAYRFNFSDQHVVARTLRIPTVSTRLCLDSRWITRSMAISKLAGLFSLLRVPSIRNGTVKAFGLIPGGEPMYAVKVDAVGWENGEQVRVEQLLVGHREADATAAVAAAVAERVYRTKSELPHGVFHIEQVLSLQDIQDALHTPLKVTTKIT, from the coding sequence ATGCAAGTCGAAACTAACGTGAAGTCTGTGAAAGATCAGATCTGGGTGGTTGGTGGTTATGGTCAAGTAGGGCAGATGATATGTACTCAGCTGGGGAAACTGTTCCCGGGTAAAGTGTGGGCAGCGGGTACGCGTATGAACCGTGCGGAAGAATTCAGCAGATCGACTGGTGGTGCTGTACTGCCGCTTCAACTGGATGTAACACGACCTGTGGAACCATCCATGTTACGGTCTGTGAAGCTGGTCATCATGTGTGTGGACCAGAGCGATACCCGATTTGTTGAATCCTGTGCACAAGCCGGAACCGATTATATTGATATTTCTGCAAAATATGATTTTCTCGCTCAGGTTGAACAGTTGCACACCAAAATGCAACGTTCCAAATCGACCGCGATCCTCAGCGTTGGATTATCACCGGGAGTCACGAATCTGCTAGTACGTGAAGCGACCATGCATATGGATCAGGTGGAGGAAGCAGATATTACCGTGATGCTGGGACTTGGCGAGAAACACGGGAAGGCTGCCGTGGAATGGACCGTTGATCAGATGAATGCCACATACCAGGTGATGCAAAAGGGCAAGCCTGCTGAGGTACAAAGTTTCGGAGATGGCAAAAGGATTGATTTTGGAGCGGAGCTGGGGAACCGGAAGGCCTATCGATTTAACTTTTCGGATCAGCATGTGGTTGCTCGGACGTTACGGATTCCAACCGTATCTACCAGACTCTGTCTGGACTCCCGCTGGATCACAAGATCTATGGCAATCTCCAAACTTGCAGGGTTATTTTCGTTGCTGCGTGTCCCGTCTATTCGCAATGGAACAGTTAAGGCATTTGGCCTTATTCCTGGAGGGGAGCCAATGTATGCAGTCAAGGTCGATGCCGTAGGATGGGAAAATGGTGAGCAAGTCCGCGTCGAACAACTGCTTGTTGGCCATAGAGAAGCAGATGCGACAGCGGCCGTGGCAGCAGCCGTGGCAGAACGCGTATATAGAACAAAGTCAGAGCTGCCACATGGTGTGTTTCATATTGAACAGGTTCTTTCTTTGCAAGACATTCAGGATGCACTTCATACGCCACTAAAGGTGACAACCAAAATCACCTAG
- a CDS encoding amidohydrolase: MSILIQQATILTMKDADAPFTGDIRVDGDRITQIADHILPQPQDEIIDGRNKVAMPGLINAHQHTPMSLLRGFSDDLKLMDWLERKMLPAEARMNPEDIYWGAKLSIAEMIRSGTTTFADMYIHMNEIAEAVKQTGMRASLTRGMVFLEDDGGRRLQEAIDLVERWSGAAEGRITTMYGPHSPYTCPVEPLREVIAMAVAEDIPLHIHLAETKEEVMKIRERYGMTPTEYLEEAGMFEQAHVLLAHGVHLNRRDIGRLKGMRGGVAHNPVSNLKLGCGIAPITEMSAQGINVGMGTDGAGSATTVDMFEEIKAATWLQKLDYGDPTRLPAKDVLHMATRGSANLLGLQHEVGVLEAGRKADLILIDLAKPHLQPVHAVESLLAYSVNGADVDTTIVNGQILMRGRKLLTINEEELYREVKVRAKRIVEGI; this comes from the coding sequence ATGAGTATATTGATTCAGCAAGCGACCATCTTAACGATGAAAGACGCCGATGCCCCCTTCACGGGGGATATTCGTGTTGATGGAGATCGCATCACGCAGATTGCGGACCACATTCTGCCTCAACCGCAAGACGAGATTATCGATGGCCGTAATAAGGTTGCCATGCCGGGACTGATAAATGCCCACCAACATACACCGATGAGCCTGCTCCGGGGATTCTCGGACGATCTGAAGCTGATGGACTGGCTCGAACGCAAAATGCTACCTGCTGAAGCACGTATGAACCCCGAAGACATCTATTGGGGTGCTAAGTTATCCATTGCCGAGATGATTCGCTCCGGTACCACTACCTTTGCGGATATGTATATCCATATGAATGAGATTGCAGAAGCGGTTAAGCAAACGGGGATGCGGGCATCGCTTACACGCGGGATGGTATTTCTCGAGGATGATGGTGGACGCAGGTTGCAGGAGGCAATCGATCTTGTAGAGCGCTGGTCTGGAGCGGCCGAGGGAAGGATTACAACGATGTATGGACCGCACTCACCCTACACCTGTCCCGTGGAGCCGCTCCGTGAAGTCATTGCCATGGCTGTCGCGGAGGATATTCCTCTGCATATTCATCTGGCTGAAACGAAGGAAGAAGTCATGAAAATTCGTGAGCGCTATGGTATGACGCCGACAGAGTATTTGGAAGAGGCGGGGATGTTCGAACAGGCACACGTGCTGCTTGCACATGGTGTACACCTGAATCGAAGGGATATCGGCAGATTGAAGGGCATGCGCGGCGGTGTAGCGCACAATCCGGTCAGTAATCTGAAGCTGGGTTGTGGAATTGCTCCGATTACTGAGATGTCGGCCCAAGGCATTAACGTGGGAATGGGAACGGATGGAGCGGGAAGTGCCACAACCGTGGATATGTTTGAGGAGATCAAAGCCGCGACCTGGCTGCAAAAGCTGGACTATGGTGATCCCACACGCTTGCCAGCCAAGGACGTTCTACACATGGCTACACGCGGAAGTGCTAATCTTCTTGGCCTTCAGCATGAAGTAGGTGTGCTGGAAGCAGGACGTAAAGCTGATCTGATCCTGATTGATCTGGCGAAACCACATCTTCAACCGGTACATGCGGTAGAGTCGCTACTGGCATATAGTGTAAACGGTGCAGATGTGGACACCACGATCGTGAATGGTCAGATCCTCATGAGAGGCAGAAAGCTGCTCACGATCAATGAGGAAGAACTTTACCGTGAGGTGAAGGTTAGAGCCAAACGAATCGTTGAGGGAATTTAA